A single Kryptolebias marmoratus isolate JLee-2015 linkage group LG16, ASM164957v2, whole genome shotgun sequence DNA region contains:
- the LOC108232321 gene encoding nuclear receptor coactivator 7 isoform X2 gives MCLTFHQMKVKITLPYISRGWSLSRADMWDSRAQNWTEKTGAMKNKQERLLVFYFARDCEEPYVEIITVQDSGRRSSLCSSVESEAEVHEHQEVEDALPVLSDQSQLMHDHHLQKLAAHMPARTQGYPWNLVYSTSIHGSSLKTLYRNMAGLDSPVLLVIKDMHKQVFGAFSSDPFRVSKYCYGTGETFLFSFNPDFQSYTWSGENSYFMSGNWESLHIGGGGGGFALWLDADLYHGASFSCPTFHNAPLSTHEDFIVQDVEVWTVQN, from the exons ATGTGCTTGACTTTCCACCAAATGAAAGTGAAAATAACTCTGCCATACATAAGTAGAGGATGGTCCCTCTCGAGAGCAGACATGTGGGACAGCAGAGCACAGAACTggacagagaaaacaggagCTATGAAGAACAAGCAGGAACGTTtactggtgttttattttgccagAGACTGTGAGGAACCTTATGTTGAG ATAATCACAGTGCAGGACTCCGGCCGTCGCTCGAGTCTGTGTAGCTCGGTGGAATCGGAGGCAGAGGTGCACGAGCACCAAGAAGTTGAAGACGCACTCCCTGTTCTGAGTGATCAGAGCCAGCTGATGCATGACCACCACCTACAAAAG CTTGCTGCTCACATGCCTGCTCGGACTCAGGGCTATCCGTGGAATCTGGTTTACAGCACCTCCATCCATGGGAGCAGCCTGAAAACACTTTACAGAAATATGGCTGGTCTGGACAGCCCCGTGCTGCTGGTCATCAAGGACATGCACAAACAG GTGTTCGGGGCTTTTTCTTCTGATCCGTTCAGAGTCAGTAAATATTGCTACGGCACCGGAGAGACCTTCCTGTTCAGCTTCAACCCTGACTTCCAG TCATACACGTGGAGTGGTGAGAACTCCTACTTTATGAGCGGCAACTGGGAATCTCTACACATTGGTGGAGGAGG gGGTGGCTTTGCCCTGTGGCTGGATGCTGATTTGTACCACGGAGCAAGTTTTTCCTGCCCTACTTTTCACAATGCACCTCTTTCCACACATGAAGACTTTATTGTCCAAGACGTTGAAGTCTGGACTGTCCAGAACTGA
- the LOC108232321 gene encoding nuclear receptor coactivator 7 isoform X1 gives MGVAYSVGEVNHLYVFFVEWSPDIYTKGKKQRCKSCYFNREKDPSSCLVADRVMTAINKVFSKSVGIIKALKTWKIITVQDSGRRSSLCSSVESEAEVHEHQEVEDALPVLSDQSQLMHDHHLQKLAAHMPARTQGYPWNLVYSTSIHGSSLKTLYRNMAGLDSPVLLVIKDMHKQVFGAFSSDPFRVSKYCYGTGETFLFSFNPDFQSYTWSGENSYFMSGNWESLHIGGGGGGFALWLDADLYHGASFSCPTFHNAPLSTHEDFIVQDVEVWTVQN, from the exons ATGGGAGTTGCCTATAGCGTTGGAGA GGTGAACCACCTTTACGTCTTCTTTGTGGAATGGTCACCGGATATTTACACCAAAGGGAAGAAGCAGCGCTGCAAGTCTTGTTATTTCAACAGAGAGAAAGATCCCAGCAGTTGTCTGGTAGCAGACAGGGTCATGACTGCCATAAACAAGGTGTTTAGCAAATCTGTCGGCATCATTAAGGCTTTAAAAACTTGGAAG ATAATCACAGTGCAGGACTCCGGCCGTCGCTCGAGTCTGTGTAGCTCGGTGGAATCGGAGGCAGAGGTGCACGAGCACCAAGAAGTTGAAGACGCACTCCCTGTTCTGAGTGATCAGAGCCAGCTGATGCATGACCACCACCTACAAAAG CTTGCTGCTCACATGCCTGCTCGGACTCAGGGCTATCCGTGGAATCTGGTTTACAGCACCTCCATCCATGGGAGCAGCCTGAAAACACTTTACAGAAATATGGCTGGTCTGGACAGCCCCGTGCTGCTGGTCATCAAGGACATGCACAAACAG GTGTTCGGGGCTTTTTCTTCTGATCCGTTCAGAGTCAGTAAATATTGCTACGGCACCGGAGAGACCTTCCTGTTCAGCTTCAACCCTGACTTCCAG TCATACACGTGGAGTGGTGAGAACTCCTACTTTATGAGCGGCAACTGGGAATCTCTACACATTGGTGGAGGAGG gGGTGGCTTTGCCCTGTGGCTGGATGCTGATTTGTACCACGGAGCAAGTTTTTCCTGCCCTACTTTTCACAATGCACCTCTTTCCACACATGAAGACTTTATTGTCCAAGACGTTGAAGTCTGGACTGTCCAGAACTGA